The Streptomyces sp. NBC_00597 DNA segment GTCATCGACCGCACCACCATGAACGCCTGGGAGGACGAGGCGCTCGTCGCGGCGGTCAAGGCGACCGGGCGGAAGAAGATCATTCTGTCGGGTCTGTGGACCGAGGTCTGCCTGGTGCTGCCCGCGCTCTCGGCGCTGGAGCAGGGTTACGAGGTGTACATCGTGACCGACGCCTCCGGTGGCGTCAGCCCGGCCGCCCACGAGCACGCGCTGCAGCGGATGATCGCCGCCGGCGCCGTCCCGGTGACCTGGGTCCAGGTCCTCTTGGAGCTGCAGCGCGACTGGGCGCGTCAGGAGACGTACGGCGCGGTCATGGAGATCGTCAAGGCCCACGCGGGCGCGTACGGCCTGGGTGTCGTGTACGCACAGAGCGTCATCGGCGCGCACGCGGCCGGCTGACCCCTGTGGACACCGGCATTCTGATCCTGCGTCTGCTGGTGGGACTGCTCGTCGCCGGCCACGGTGTGCAGAAGGTCAGTTCACACCTGGGCGGCAAGGGACTCGACGGCGGTACCGAAGAGTTCCGCGCCGACGGTTTCCGCGGCGGTGCCTTCACCGCCCTCGCGGCGGGCGGCGGCCAGATCGGATCGGGCCTGCTGCTCGCCGCCGGCCTCCTGACCCCGCTCGCCGTGACCGGGACCATCGGGGTCATGACGGTCGCGCTCACCGTGAAATGGCGCCACGGGCTCTGGGTGCAGAACGACGGATACGAGTACCCGCTCGTCCTCATCAGCACCGCCGCCGCCCTCGCCGCCACCGGCCCCGGCGCCTGGTCCCTCGACGCGTCCCTCGGCCTCACGCCGTACCCGCTGTGGTGGGCCGCCCTCGCGCTCGTGGCCGGCCTCGGCAGTGGACTCCTCACCCGGCTCGTCCTGTACCGGCCCCCCGCCCCGGCGATCGCCGAGCGCTGAGCGCGAGCCGCACGGACCGGGTCCGGCCGCCCGCGTACCCCCCGACCGGGCGGCCGGGCCCTTCCCACCCTCTTTCCCTCACAGGAGCACTCGATGGACACCCCCACGCCCCCGCCCGGCGGCGGCCAGCCGCTGCTGCACCAGAAGGGCGCCGAGACCCAGGCGTTCGGCACGCTCAAGCAGTTGCCGATCGGCCTCGGCCACGACACCCGCATGTACGCCTGCCAGCGGCTGAACCGCGTGCTCGCCGACACGCAGATCCTCTACTCCCTCTACAAGAAGCACCACTGGCTCATGCGCGGGGCCACCTTCTACTCGCTCCATCTCATGCTGGACAAGCACGCGGAGGCCCAATTGGCCATCGTGGACGCGCTGGCCGAGCGCGTCCAGAGCCTCGGCGGCGTCGCCGTCGGGGACCCGCGCCACGTCGCGGAGCTGACGTCGATCCCCCGTCCGCCGGACGGCGTCGAGCCGGTGCCCGTGATGCTGTCGCGGCTCCTGGACGCGCACGAGCGGATCCTGATCGACGCGCGGGACGCCGCCGCCCGGCTCTCCGGGGAGGGCGACGAGGGCAGCGCCGACCTGCTCGTCTCCGATGCCGTCCGTACCGGCGAGGCGCAGGTGTGGTTCCTGGCCGAGCACCTCGTGAACACCCCTCTGGTGCGCGGCTGATGGACACGTACGACGTCGTCGTGGTCGGCGGCGGTCCGGCCGGCGAGGTCGTCGCCGACCGCACCGTCCGGTCGGGGCTGACCGCCGTCGTCGTCGAGGCCGAGGCGGTCGGCGGCGAGTGCTCCTACCATGCCTGCGTGCCGAGCAAGGCCCTGCTGCGACCCGGCGCCGCCCGGGCGGCGGCCCGCTCGGTCGACGGGGCCCGGCAGGCGGTCACGGCGGCACTCGACCCGGCGCGCGTCCTGGCCCGCCGTGACCGCTTCACCGGGCGCGGCGACGACACCGGCCAGGTCGACTGGCTCGACGGTGCGGGCATCGCGCTCGTACGGGGGCACGGACGGCTCGCCGGTGAGCGCCGGGTGGAGGTGACCGGGGCCGACGGCACGGTCCGTACCCTGCGGGCCCGGCGCGCGGTCGTGGTCTGCACCGGCACGGGGGCCGTGCTGCCGCCGATCGAGGGGCTCGACCGGATCGGCGTGTGGACCAACAGGCAGGCCACCACGGCCGACGCGGTACCCGCTCGGCTCGTCGTCATCGGCGGGGGAGTGGTGGCCTGCGAGATGGCCACCGCGTGGCGCTCGCTCGGCTCCTCCGTCACCCTGCTCGTCCGAGACCAGGCCCTGCTGACCGGCTGGGAGCCGTGTGCCGGCGAAGAGGTCACCCGGGGTCTGAGCGATCTGGGCGTCACCATCCGCTTCGGGGTGTCGGCCGTCCGGGTCGCCCGTGACGACACCCGCACGGTGACCGTGGACACCGACGACGGCACCACCCTCGTCTGCGACGAAGTCCTCGCCGCCGTCGGCAGGCGCCCGCGCACCGAGGACCTCGGCCTGGACTCCGTCGGACTGCCGGCAGGCGACTGGCTCCCGGTCGACGACACGTGCCGGGTCACCGCGGTCGAGGGTGAATGGCTCTATGCCGTCGGCGACGTGAACCACCGCGCGCCGCTGACCCACATGGCCAAGTACCAGGCCCGTGCCTGCGCGGCGGCCATCGCCGAGCGAGCCGCTGGGCGCCCGGCCGATACCGGCGGCGCACAGCCGTGGAGCGCGGAAGCCGACCATTTCGCCGTCCCACAGGCCGTCTTCACCCGTCCCGAGGTCGCGAGCGTCGGTCTCACGGAACGCGCGGCACGCGAATCGGGTCTCGCGGTGCGCACGGTGGAGTACCGCATCGACGACCTCGCCGGGGCCGCGCTCCACGCGGACGACTACCGCGGCCTCGCCAAGCTCGTCGTCGACGAGACCCGAGGAGTCGTCGTCGGCTGCACGCTCACCGGCGCGATGGCGACCGAGCTCATCCACACGGCCACCGTCGCCATCGTGGGCGAGGTCCCCCTGGAACGCCTCTGGCACGCCGTGCCCGCCTTCCCGACGGTGAGCGAGGTCTGGCTACGGCTCCTGGAGGCGTACGGCCTCTGAGGCGAGGCCCCGCCCGACCGGCGCACCCGCCGGCTCCATCGGCGCACCCTCCCGCCCGACCGCACACACCCGACGCTTCACCACCCGACAAGGAAACCCCATGCATCCCACGAGGCGCGCCCTCGCCCTCGCGCTCGCCCTGCCGGCCACGGTGGCCTCCCTGCTGGGCGCCGCACCCGCCGCACCCGTACGACCCGCGAGCGGCCCGGCCGCCGCCGGCACCGACCGGCACGGTCCCAAGCCCACGATCGTCCTGGTCCACGGGGCGTTCGCCG contains these protein-coding regions:
- a CDS encoding DNA starvation/stationary phase protection protein — its product is MDTPTPPPGGGQPLLHQKGAETQAFGTLKQLPIGLGHDTRMYACQRLNRVLADTQILYSLYKKHHWLMRGATFYSLHLMLDKHAEAQLAIVDALAERVQSLGGVAVGDPRHVAELTSIPRPPDGVEPVPVMLSRLLDAHERILIDARDAAARLSGEGDEGSADLLVSDAVRTGEAQVWFLAEHLVNTPLVRG
- a CDS encoding DoxX family membrane protein → MDTGILILRLLVGLLVAGHGVQKVSSHLGGKGLDGGTEEFRADGFRGGAFTALAAGGGQIGSGLLLAAGLLTPLAVTGTIGVMTVALTVKWRHGLWVQNDGYEYPLVLISTAAALAATGPGAWSLDASLGLTPYPLWWAALALVAGLGSGLLTRLVLYRPPAPAIAER
- a CDS encoding hydrolase — its product is MFDINKVQAAPSKDLLTPDNAVMLFVDHQPQMFFGTGSGDRAAIINSTVGLAKAAQAFDVPTVLTTVAAESFSGPLLPQLAEVFPKNEVIDRTTMNAWEDEALVAAVKATGRKKIILSGLWTEVCLVLPALSALEQGYEVYIVTDASGGVSPAAHEHALQRMIAAGAVPVTWVQVLLELQRDWARQETYGAVMEIVKAHAGAYGLGVVYAQSVIGAHAAG
- a CDS encoding NAD(P)/FAD-dependent oxidoreductase, with amino-acid sequence MDTYDVVVVGGGPAGEVVADRTVRSGLTAVVVEAEAVGGECSYHACVPSKALLRPGAARAAARSVDGARQAVTAALDPARVLARRDRFTGRGDDTGQVDWLDGAGIALVRGHGRLAGERRVEVTGADGTVRTLRARRAVVVCTGTGAVLPPIEGLDRIGVWTNRQATTADAVPARLVVIGGGVVACEMATAWRSLGSSVTLLVRDQALLTGWEPCAGEEVTRGLSDLGVTIRFGVSAVRVARDDTRTVTVDTDDGTTLVCDEVLAAVGRRPRTEDLGLDSVGLPAGDWLPVDDTCRVTAVEGEWLYAVGDVNHRAPLTHMAKYQARACAAAIAERAAGRPADTGGAQPWSAEADHFAVPQAVFTRPEVASVGLTERAARESGLAVRTVEYRIDDLAGAALHADDYRGLAKLVVDETRGVVVGCTLTGAMATELIHTATVAIVGEVPLERLWHAVPAFPTVSEVWLRLLEAYGL